In Arcobacter ellisii, a genomic segment contains:
- the hcp gene encoding hydroxylamine reductase, translating into MSMFCYQCEMSQKGGCGSTGATVGTCGKDENLSRLQDIMIFGLKGLSAYREHLNTFKPELTKEIDDVMSETLYFTLTNVNFNFNDHIKQLMKVGSAGVKVMESLSNTHTAKFGIPTPVKIPQNKVEGKAILVSGHDLEMFERLLIATEGKGINVYTHSEMLPAHGYPELRKYPHLKGNVGKAWFDQAKLMEKFPGTFVVNTNCIVPPKKNCGYLDRLFTYKIVGVEGSTPIENDNFDALIKRTLECPDANGIDFNEDTTLVTGHHYKTVLTLAPQILKALEEGKIKQFFVVAGCDAPGKGGEYYRELTSSLPKDCVIITSSCGKFRFNDIDFGEIEGTGIPRYLDLGQCNDSNGAVQIATALSGALNTPINDLPISIVLSWMEQKAVIILLALFSLGVKNIYLGPKPPQFVNEDIFNFLAENFNLTLTTNVKDDLKKLLIA; encoded by the coding sequence ATGAGTATGTTTTGTTATCAATGTGAAATGAGTCAAAAAGGTGGTTGTGGAAGCACGGGAGCAACAGTAGGAACGTGTGGAAAAGATGAAAATCTATCAAGATTACAAGATATTATGATTTTTGGTTTAAAAGGTCTTAGTGCATATAGAGAACATCTAAACACTTTTAAACCAGAACTTACAAAAGAGATAGATGATGTTATGAGTGAAACACTTTATTTTACACTTACAAATGTAAATTTTAATTTTAATGACCACATAAAACAATTAATGAAAGTTGGAAGTGCTGGTGTTAAAGTAATGGAGAGTTTATCAAATACTCACACAGCTAAATTTGGTATTCCAACACCTGTTAAAATTCCTCAAAACAAAGTTGAAGGAAAAGCTATCTTAGTTTCTGGACATGATTTAGAGATGTTTGAAAGATTGTTAATAGCAACGGAGGGTAAAGGAATCAATGTTTATACGCACTCTGAAATGTTACCAGCTCATGGTTATCCAGAACTTAGAAAATATCCTCACCTAAAAGGAAATGTTGGAAAAGCATGGTTTGACCAAGCAAAACTAATGGAAAAATTCCCTGGAACTTTTGTAGTAAATACAAACTGTATTGTTCCTCCAAAGAAAAATTGTGGATATTTAGATAGATTATTCACTTACAAAATTGTAGGTGTTGAAGGTTCAACTCCAATTGAAAATGATAACTTTGATGCTTTAATTAAAAGAACTTTAGAGTGTCCTGATGCAAATGGAATTGATTTTAATGAAGATACAACATTAGTTACAGGTCACCACTATAAAACAGTTCTTACTTTAGCGCCACAAATTTTAAAAGCTTTAGAAGAGGGAAAAATCAAACAATTCTTTGTAGTTGCTGGTTGTGATGCACCAGGAAAGGGTGGAGAGTATTATAGAGAATTAACTTCATCTTTACCAAAAGATTGTGTAATCATCACTTCATCTTGTGGAAAATTCAGATTTAATGATATTGATTTTGGAGAGATTGAAGGAACTGGGATTCCTAGATATTTAGACTTAGGTCAATGTAATGATAGTAATGGTGCTGTTCAAATTGCAACTGCTTTAAGTGGTGCTTTAAATACACCTATCAATGATTTACCAATCTCTATTGTTTTATCTTGGATGGAGCAAAAAGCAGTGATTATTTTACTTGCTTTATTCTCACTTGGAGTAAAAAATATTTATTTAGGACCAAAACCACCACAATTTGTAAATGAAGATATTTTCAACTTCTTAGCTGAAAATTTTAATCTTACACTTACAACAAATGTTAAAGATGATTTGAAAAAACTTCTTATTGCATAA
- a CDS encoding NAD(P)-dependent oxidoreductase: MQHIINSAQTCLDCKKPKCQTGCPVKTPIADMIRLFLSGNIKEAGEMVFNNNPLSIICSLVCPHEKHCEGHCVLNKKSTPVNVGGIENYISTYYMNYREFEKPELNGRNLAIIGSGPAGISLAMMMALKGYNVTMYEGNNQIGGVLRFGIPDFRLDKTILDKIEENLKKLGVKIRKNIMIGKNITLDDLQRDGFDAIFIGTGVWAPKKLGIKGESLGNVHFAIDYLKTPKAYDLGKKVVVVGAGNVAMDVARTAIRNGSREVSVMYRKGEDSMPAEKIEIEHAKIDGVKFNLYKNPLEFTEEGIKYEHTNPDEMYGFGFEKADSILVAISQTARDLIVKNNTGLSLGENGLLQSDENGVTTRRGVFASGDVVTGARTVVEAVAFSKRVAVSIEEYISTLPPKIKPY; the protein is encoded by the coding sequence ATGCAACATATTATAAATTCTGCTCAAACTTGCCTTGATTGCAAAAAACCAAAGTGCCAAACTGGCTGTCCTGTAAAAACACCAATTGCTGATATGATAAGACTTTTTTTAAGTGGAAACATAAAAGAAGCTGGTGAAATGGTATTTAATAATAATCCTTTATCAATAATTTGTTCACTTGTTTGTCCCCATGAAAAACATTGTGAGGGTCATTGTGTTTTAAATAAAAAATCAACTCCTGTAAATGTTGGTGGAATTGAAAACTATATTTCAACTTATTATATGAATTATAGGGAATTTGAAAAGCCTGAACTTAATGGAAGAAATTTAGCAATTATTGGTTCAGGACCAGCAGGAATAAGCTTAGCTATGATGATGGCTTTAAAAGGTTACAATGTAACAATGTATGAAGGAAATAATCAAATAGGTGGAGTTTTAAGATTTGGTATTCCTGATTTTAGACTTGATAAAACTATTCTTGATAAAATCGAAGAAAATCTAAAAAAACTTGGTGTAAAAATCAGAAAAAATATAATGATTGGTAAAAATATTACCCTTGATGATTTACAAAGAGATGGTTTTGATGCAATATTCATAGGAACTGGTGTTTGGGCTCCTAAAAAACTTGGAATTAAAGGTGAAAGTTTAGGAAATGTACATTTTGCAATTGATTATTTAAAAACACCTAAAGCCTATGATTTAGGGAAAAAAGTTGTAGTTGTTGGAGCTGGAAATGTGGCTATGGATGTTGCTAGAACTGCCATACGAAATGGCTCACGGGAAGTTTCAGTGATGTATAGAAAAGGTGAAGACTCAATGCCTGCTGAAAAAATAGAAATTGAACACGCAAAAATTGATGGTGTAAAATTTAATTTATATAAAAATCCTTTAGAGTTTACAGAAGAGGGAATAAAATATGAACATACAAATCCAGATGAAATGTATGGATTTGGGTTTGAAAAAGCTGATTCAATTTTAGTTGCCATTAGCCAAACAGCAAGGGATTTAATCGTAAAAAACAATACAGGATTAAGTCTTGGAGAAAATGGTTTATTACAAAGTGATGAAAATGGAGTTACAACAAGAAGGGGAGTTTTTGCATCTGGTGATGTAGTAACAGGTGCAAGAACTGTTGTAGAAGCAGTCGCTTTTTCAAAAAGAGTTGCAGTTTCAATAGAAGAGTATATAAGTACTCTTCCACCGAAAATAAAGCCTTATTAG
- a CDS encoding OmpA family protein yields MSLVRKIIFLLVCFLLLNVFSIYGFDYKEYFENKNNTSLSDDSFTDKIFNVFRDEDEDKPFTFTLVKKDGVLEMSGIFRNESDAQKIADFLTVNREGDYKFEENRVSDENLVENLVTLITPFKDFFADDSQIVVSNNEVTISGVLKDANYKDLLDTLFTRVNLDLKTNIKLPNEVLQEKLAETTEQKDEVVENKNAVEPIVENKTVQELAKEKKVEEIISKVTAPNIKDIQAEINNILKVKKITFERRSSSMTEESKAVVLDISKILKENPTLKVEVAGHTDSRGKDELNKQISQDRANSVKEFLVGLGIDENRIKAVGYGEEFPIAKDDENGLSEINRRVEFNILGE; encoded by the coding sequence ATGTCTCTTGTACGAAAAATAATTTTTTTACTCGTATGTTTTCTTCTTTTAAATGTTTTTTCAATTTATGGTTTTGATTACAAAGAATATTTTGAAAATAAAAATAACACTTCTTTAAGTGATGATAGTTTTACAGATAAAATCTTCAATGTCTTTAGAGATGAAGATGAAGATAAACCTTTCACTTTTACCTTAGTTAAAAAAGATGGTGTGCTTGAAATGTCAGGTATTTTTAGAAATGAATCTGATGCACAAAAAATTGCAGATTTTTTAACAGTAAATCGAGAAGGTGACTATAAATTTGAAGAGAATAGAGTTTCAGATGAGAATTTAGTAGAAAATTTAGTTACTCTAATTACCCCTTTTAAAGATTTTTTTGCTGATGATTCGCAAATTGTAGTAAGTAATAATGAAGTTACTATTTCAGGTGTTTTAAAAGATGCAAATTATAAAGATTTGTTGGATACTCTTTTTACAAGAGTAAATTTAGATTTAAAAACTAATATAAAACTTCCAAATGAAGTATTACAAGAGAAATTGGCTGAGACAACTGAACAAAAAGATGAAGTTGTAGAAAATAAAAATGCTGTAGAACCTATAGTTGAAAATAAAACAGTACAAGAGTTAGCAAAAGAGAAAAAAGTAGAAGAGATTATCTCTAAAGTTACTGCACCAAATATTAAAGATATTCAAGCTGAAATTAATAATATTTTAAAAGTTAAAAAAATTACTTTTGAAAGAAGAAGTTCATCTATGACAGAAGAGTCAAAAGCAGTTGTTTTAGATATCTCAAAAATCTTAAAAGAAAATCCAACTCTAAAAGTTGAAGTGGCAGGACATACGGATTCAAGAGGAAAAGATGAACTAAATAAACAAATTTCACAAGATAGAGCTAATAGTGTGAAAGAGTTTTTAGTTGGATTAGGAATAGATGAAAATAGAATCAAAGCTGTTGGTTATGGAGAAGAATTCCCAATTGCAAAAGATGATGAAAATGGTTTATCTGAAATAAATAGAAGAGTTGAATTTAATATTTTAGGAGAATAA
- a CDS encoding YhdH/YhfP family quinone oxidoreductase: MKAFVVEKIGEREFTTDIKELPIPKCKENEIVIKVSYSSLNYKDALSSVGNPGVTRKFPHITGIDVAGTVYESTSTIFKVGERVLVTGYDLGMNTDGGHAQYVKVPASWVARIPDSITDKEIMTFGTAGLTAALSINELISNGVKAESGDILVTGATGGVGSIAVSILSKLGYNVTALSGKKERIEYLKRIGANEVILRDEFLDLSNRPLLSEKYAGVVDTVGGDILAQALKQIKYDGVATCCGLTSSHELNTNVFPFILRGVRLIGIDSVECKLEKKQAAWEKLASRWKINTLSNITNEITLNEIKDAYENLLSGKAVGRYVVKIKE; encoded by the coding sequence ATGAAAGCTTTTGTAGTTGAGAAAATTGGAGAAAGAGAATTTACAACAGATATAAAAGAGTTACCTATTCCTAAATGTAAAGAGAATGAAATAGTAATAAAAGTTAGTTACTCATCACTAAATTATAAAGATGCATTAAGTTCAGTAGGAAATCCTGGTGTAACAAGAAAATTTCCTCACATAACAGGTATTGATGTAGCTGGAACAGTATATGAATCAACTTCTACAATATTTAAAGTTGGAGAGAGAGTTTTAGTAACTGGTTATGATTTAGGGATGAATACAGATGGTGGACATGCTCAATATGTAAAAGTTCCAGCTTCTTGGGTTGCTAGAATTCCTGATTCAATTACAGATAAAGAGATAATGACTTTTGGAACAGCAGGATTAACAGCAGCTTTAAGTATAAATGAACTAATCTCAAATGGCGTAAAAGCAGAATCAGGAGATATTTTAGTAACAGGTGCAACAGGTGGAGTAGGTTCAATTGCTGTATCAATATTAAGTAAATTAGGTTATAACGTAACTGCACTTTCTGGGAAAAAAGAGAGAATCGAATACTTAAAAAGAATCGGTGCAAATGAAGTAATCTTAAGAGATGAATTCCTTGATTTATCTAATAGACCATTATTAAGTGAAAAATATGCAGGTGTTGTAGATACAGTTGGTGGAGATATATTAGCTCAAGCACTAAAACAGATAAAATATGATGGAGTTGCAACTTGTTGTGGACTTACATCTTCTCATGAATTAAATACAAATGTATTTCCATTTATTTTAAGAGGTGTTAGATTAATTGGTATTGATTCTGTTGAATGTAAATTAGAGAAAAAACAAGCTGCTTGGGAAAAACTTGCAAGTAGATGGAAAATCAACACTTTAAGTAATATAACAAATGAAATCACACTAAATGAAATTAAAGATGCTTATGAAAACTTATTATCAGGGAAAGCTGTTGGAAGATATGTAGTAAAAATAAAAGAGTAG
- a CDS encoding winged helix-turn-helix transcriptional regulator, producing MNKKLDNNLDKDFKCPVETAIDVLTGKWKILIIWYLKDEKKRFSELEKLLPNATQKMLIQKLRELEMDGLVHREVYPVVPPKVEYSLTEYGKTLKPILKQLYLWGDSHKKLNS from the coding sequence ATGAATAAAAAACTTGATAATAATTTAGATAAAGATTTTAAATGTCCTGTCGAAACAGCAATTGACGTACTTACTGGAAAATGGAAAATATTGATTATTTGGTATTTAAAAGATGAAAAAAAAAGATTTAGTGAACTTGAAAAACTTTTACCAAATGCAACTCAAAAGATGTTAATACAAAAATTAAGAGAGCTAGAAATGGATGGTTTAGTTCATAGGGAAGTTTATCCAGTTGTTCCACCAAAAGTTGAATACTCTTTAACTGAATATGGAAAAACTTTAAAACCTATTTTAAAACAACTCTATCTTTGGGGAGATAGCCACAAAAAATTGAATAGTTAA
- a CDS encoding energy transducer TonB, which produces MNRFIIFTSFILVLSLHLVVFTYYKNNQQNKISTLEKNQPLQIQLTKAYQKEQIKEELKIFEKKVEEKKPLKEKIKKPKEIKKIEPIKQKETFVEKETTTTQEIKSATKEIKTETKDKNQEESKIQISNLIDEYGKKLREEINKNKNYPTVSKKLKEQGKVIIRFKVLKNGIFEDISILISSNKERLDKAALNAVYDTKEFIPYDDRIQKEFLEYDLPLEFILN; this is translated from the coding sequence ATGAATAGATTTATAATTTTTACTTCGTTTATTTTAGTTTTATCCTTACATTTAGTAGTTTTTACCTACTATAAAAACAATCAACAAAATAAAATTTCAACTTTAGAAAAAAATCAACCTTTACAAATTCAACTAACAAAAGCTTATCAAAAAGAACAAATAAAAGAAGAACTTAAAATTTTTGAAAAAAAAGTTGAAGAAAAAAAGCCCTTAAAAGAAAAAATAAAAAAACCTAAAGAGATAAAAAAAATTGAACCTATAAAACAAAAAGAGACTTTTGTAGAAAAAGAAACTACAACAACACAAGAGATAAAAAGTGCAACTAAAGAAATAAAAACAGAAACCAAAGATAAAAATCAAGAAGAGTCTAAAATACAAATATCAAATCTAATAGATGAATATGGTAAAAAATTAAGAGAAGAGATAAATAAAAATAAAAACTATCCAACTGTTTCTAAAAAACTAAAGGAACAAGGCAAGGTTATAATACGATTTAAAGTGCTCAAAAATGGAATATTTGAAGATATTAGTATTCTTATATCAAGTAACAAAGAAAGACTTGATAAGGCAGCTTTAAATGCTGTTTATGATACAAAAGAGTTTATTCCTTATGATGATAGAATCCAAAAAGAGTTTTTAGAATATGATTTACCTTTAGAATTTATACTAAACTAA
- a CDS encoding NAD(P)H-dependent glycerol-3-phosphate dehydrogenase, producing MNQKSIAVIGAGKWGQALHFALNQRQKCFITSRTKRDIENFVDLKTALDCDYLVIAIPAQEIRSWLKENFVFKGQKILVASKGIEATTGEFLNEIYASFVPDENIGFISGPSFAAEVIKGLPCALVINTISKKLYVEFEMFFPDFIKTYYSDDVIGAEIAGAYKNVLAIASGICEGLNLGKNAQASLIARGLVEMQRFGKHFGADESSFIGLSGAGDLFLTANSTMSRNYRVGLGLAQNKKLDEILIELGEVAEGVKTSIAIKDLSKEHNIYTPIANEVYQIINGKNPKDSLRDLLKN from the coding sequence ATGAATCAGAAATCTATTGCAGTAATAGGTGCAGGGAAATGGGGACAAGCTCTTCATTTTGCACTAAATCAAAGACAAAAATGTTTTATCACTTCAAGAACAAAAAGAGATATTGAAAACTTTGTTGATTTAAAAACTGCTTTAGATTGTGATTATTTAGTAATAGCAATTCCGGCTCAAGAAATAAGAAGTTGGTTAAAAGAGAACTTTGTATTTAAAGGGCAAAAAATACTTGTTGCTTCAAAAGGAATTGAAGCTACAACGGGAGAATTTCTAAATGAAATTTATGCCTCGTTTGTTCCTGATGAAAATATAGGATTTATTTCAGGTCCTTCCTTTGCAGCAGAAGTTATAAAAGGTCTTCCTTGTGCTTTGGTAATAAATACTATTTCAAAAAAACTTTATGTTGAATTTGAAATGTTTTTCCCAGATTTCATAAAAACTTATTACAGTGATGATGTAATTGGTGCAGAAATAGCTGGAGCATATAAAAATGTTTTAGCAATTGCAAGTGGAATTTGTGAAGGATTAAATCTTGGAAAAAATGCACAAGCTTCTTTGATTGCACGAGGTTTAGTAGAGATGCAAAGATTTGGGAAACACTTTGGTGCAGATGAATCCTCTTTTATAGGTTTAAGTGGTGCTGGAGACCTGTTTTTAACTGCAAACTCTACAATGAGTAGAAATTATAGAGTTGGTCTTGGATTAGCACAAAATAAAAAATTAGATGAAATTCTTATTGAATTAGGAGAAGTTGCAGAGGGTGTAAAAACATCAATTGCAATAAAAGATTTATCAAAAGAGCATAATATTTATACTCCCATTGCAAATGAAGTTTATCAAATAATAAATGGTAAAAATCCAAAAGATAGTCTAAGAGATTTACTTAAAAACTAA
- the gatB gene encoding Asp-tRNA(Asn)/Glu-tRNA(Gln) amidotransferase subunit GatB gives MFEVIIGLEVHAQLNTKSKLFCSCATSFGEEPNTNVCPTCLGLPGALPVLNKEAVHKAIMLGTALKAQINQKSVFNRKNYFYPDLPSGYQISQFEVPVVGLGELTIDFPDGRQKTIGVTRAHLENDAGKNIHAGSVSHVDLNRAGTPLLEIVSEPDMRSAEEAILYLKKLHSIVRYLGISDANMQEGSFRCDVNVSIRPKGDTKFYTRCEIKNMNSFRFIEKAIHYEVNRHIEAWEDGVHSTEIVQETRLFDPSTGETRSMRGKEDAADYRYFPDPDLLPLIITDEMVAEYSKIPELPDEKKERFVKEYGLKEYDASVITASLEMANFFDEMMSEGISAKNATTWLTVELQGRLKEGVTIEQSPITSKTLATIVKRIEDNTISGKAAKEVLDYLMENDSDVDSVIEKLGLKQVSDDGALLAIIDEILNANQDKVAEYKSGKEKMFGFFVGQAMKASKGSANPNKINDLLKERLA, from the coding sequence ATGTTTGAAGTAATTATAGGATTAGAAGTACACGCACAATTAAATACGAAAAGTAAACTATTTTGTTCTTGTGCAACAAGTTTTGGAGAAGAACCAAATACAAATGTATGTCCAACTTGTTTAGGATTACCTGGAGCACTTCCTGTTTTAAATAAAGAAGCTGTTCACAAAGCAATTATGCTTGGAACTGCACTAAAAGCTCAAATAAACCAAAAATCAGTTTTTAATAGAAAAAACTACTTCTATCCAGATTTACCAAGTGGTTATCAGATTTCTCAATTTGAAGTGCCAGTTGTTGGACTTGGTGAACTAACTATTGATTTTCCAGATGGAAGACAAAAAACTATTGGAGTTACACGAGCTCACTTAGAAAATGATGCAGGGAAAAATATCCATGCAGGAAGTGTTTCTCACGTTGACTTAAATAGAGCAGGAACTCCACTTTTAGAAATAGTTAGTGAACCTGATATGAGAAGTGCTGAAGAGGCTATTTTATATCTAAAAAAACTTCATTCAATTGTTAGATACCTTGGAATTTCTGATGCGAATATGCAAGAAGGGTCATTTAGATGTGACGTAAATGTTTCTATTAGACCAAAAGGTGACACAAAGTTCTATACTAGATGTGAAATCAAAAATATGAACTCATTTAGATTTATTGAAAAAGCAATTCATTATGAAGTAAATAGACATATTGAAGCTTGGGAAGATGGTGTTCACTCAACTGAAATCGTTCAAGAAACAAGACTTTTTGACCCAAGTACTGGTGAAACAAGAAGTATGAGAGGAAAAGAGGATGCTGCTGATTATAGATATTTCCCAGACCCTGATTTACTTCCTTTAATTATCACTGATGAAATGGTAGCTGAGTATTCAAAAATTCCTGAACTTCCTGATGAGAAAAAAGAGAGATTTGTAAAAGAGTATGGATTAAAAGAGTATGATGCTTCTGTTATCACTGCTTCACTTGAAATGGCAAATTTCTTTGATGAAATGATGAGTGAAGGAATCAGTGCTAAAAATGCAACTACTTGGCTAACTGTTGAATTACAAGGAAGATTAAAAGAGGGTGTTACAATTGAGCAATCTCCAATAACTTCAAAAACTTTAGCAACAATAGTAAAAAGAATTGAAGATAATACAATCTCTGGAAAAGCAGCTAAAGAAGTTCTTGATTATTTAATGGAAAATGATAGTGACGTTGATTCTGTTATCGAAAAACTAGGACTTAAACAAGTTTCTGATGATGGAGCTTTATTAGCAATTATTGATGAAATTTTAAATGCAAATCAAGATAAAGTAGCTGAATATAAATCAGGAAAAGAAAAAATGTTTGGATTCTTCGTTGGACAAGCTATGAAAGCTAGTAAAGGTAGTGCAAATCCAAATAAAATCAATGATTTATTAAAAGAAAGATTAGCTTAA
- a CDS encoding peptidylprolyl isomerase — protein sequence MYKLFLSLIVGSSLTYAAMVNGIALTVNDEPITLYDIDRTMAVNKVGKNEAVSYLIDKILYDQVVQENNITADVFDVNDYIEKLANANGMDIYTFKSIVKQKYPDYSVFENEAKNAVIRQKLVQKIVKGQLAIATEEDMKLYYEKNQNQFLTAKSFEVVQYSSKNKAALLETLKNPLSVSADVERAPITLETQSLQPQMQYLLNETKINSFTPIFTANKQFVSLFLVRKNGTTALSFESVKARIFNDIMSTREKKYLKDYFEKQKLTADIKIVR from the coding sequence ATGTACAAACTTTTCTTATCTCTAATTGTAGGTTCAAGTCTTACTTATGCAGCAATGGTAAATGGTATCGCATTAACTGTAAATGATGAGCCAATCACACTTTATGACATTGATAGAACGATGGCTGTAAACAAAGTAGGTAAAAATGAAGCAGTAAGTTATTTAATTGATAAAATTTTATATGACCAAGTTGTTCAAGAGAACAATATCACAGCAGATGTTTTTGATGTAAATGATTATATTGAAAAACTTGCGAATGCAAATGGTATGGATATTTATACTTTTAAATCAATAGTAAAACAAAAATATCCAGATTATTCTGTTTTTGAAAATGAAGCAAAAAATGCAGTAATTAGACAAAAACTTGTTCAAAAAATAGTAAAAGGTCAACTTGCAATTGCAACGGAAGAGGATATGAAACTTTACTATGAAAAAAATCAAAATCAATTTTTAACAGCAAAAAGTTTTGAAGTAGTTCAATATAGTTCAAAAAATAAAGCTGCTTTATTAGAGACTTTAAAAAATCCATTAAGTGTTTCAGCAGATGTTGAAAGAGCACCTATCACATTAGAAACACAAAGTTTACAACCTCAAATGCAATATTTATTAAATGAAACAAAAATTAATTCATTTACACCAATATTTACTGCAAATAAACAATTTGTTTCACTTTTTTTAGTTAGAAAAAATGGAACAACAGCTCTTTCTTTTGAAAGTGTAAAAGCAAGAATTTTTAACGATATTATGAGTACAAGAGAGAAAAAATATCTTAAAGATTATTTTGAAAAACAAAAATTAACAGCAGATATAAAAATAGTTAGATAA